In Gadus chalcogrammus isolate NIFS_2021 chromosome 11, NIFS_Gcha_1.0, whole genome shotgun sequence, a single window of DNA contains:
- the ubr5 gene encoding E3 ubiquitin-protein ligase UBR5 isoform X6 encodes MTSIHFVVHPLPGTEDQLNDRLREVSEKLNKYNCNSHPHLSVLEQSTLKQCVVGPNHAGFLLEDGRVCRISFAVQPDRLELSKPEGSDGSKLNSGSGTGRSSRPGRTSDPPWFLSGSDTLGRLAGNTLGSRWSSGVNGGSGGGGSGGGGSGAGGAGGGGSSGGGGGGGGGSSGGGGGTSGRSSTAARDSRRQTRVIRTGRDRGSGLLGSQPQPVIPASVIPEELISQAQVVLQGKSRSVIIRELQRTNLDVNLAVNNLLSRDDEDGDDGDDTASESYLPGEDLMSLLDADIHSAHPSVIIDADAMFSEDISYFGYPSFRRSSLSRLGSSRVLLLPLERDSELLRERESVLRLRERRWLDGASFDTERGSTSREGEPSLDKKSIPVQSPVSLGEELQWWPDKDGVKFVSIGALFSELVAISSKGELYQWKWSEPEPYRNTQNPSVHHPRVSFLGLANEKITLLSANSIRATVATETNKVATWVDDTLSTVASKLEHSAQTFPELQGERIVSLHCCALYTCAQLENSLYWWGVVPFSQRKKMLEKARAKNKKPKSSAGISSIPNITVGTQVCLRNNPLYHAGAVAFSVNAGIPKVGVLLESVWNMNDSCRFQLRSPESLKNMEKTAKTQEIKAESKSELVKTEMGPPPSPASTCSDTSSIASSASLPYKRRRSTPAPKEEEKVNEEQWPLKEVVFVEDVKNVPVGKVLKVDGAYVAVKFPGTSSSVSSQATAVAADSDPSSLLQDCRLLRIDELQVVKTGGTPKVPDCFQRTPKKLCIPEKAEILAVNVDSKGVHAVLKTGSWVRYCIFDLATGKAEQENNFPTSNLAFLGQSERNVGIFTAGQESPIILRDGNGTIYPMAKDCMGGIRDPDWLDLPPIASLGMGVHSLANLPSNSTIKKKAAIIIMAVEKQTLMQHVLRCDYEACRQYLVNLEQAFLLDQSGQALGSLLGHRCDGNRNILHAAVSVCFPVSNKETKEEEEAERSERNTFAERLSAVEAIANAISVVSSNSSGNRTGSSSSRGLRLREMMRRSLRAAGLGRHESGPSSSDHQDPVSPPIAPPSWVPDPPPMDPDGDIDFILAPAVGSLTTAATGTSQGPSTSTVPGPSSEPSVVESKDRKANAHLILKLMCDSVVLRPHLRELLSAKDARGMTPFMLAVSGRAYPAAITVLEAAQKMAKVGDPGIVEKEDADSVFMEMICPSGTNPDDSPLYVLCCNDTCSFTWTGAEHINQDIFECRTCGLLESLCCCTECARVCHKGHDCKLKRTSPTAYCDCWEKCKCKTLIAGQKAARLDLLYRLLTTTDLVTTPNSRGEHILLFLVQTVARQSVEHCQYRPPRIREDRNRKAANAEDSDMPDHDLEPPRFAQLALERVLQDWNALKSMIMFGSQENKDPLSASSRIAHLLPEEQVYLNQQSGTIRLDCFTHCLIVKCAPDITFIDTLLGTLVKELQNKYTPGRRDEAIAVTRRFLRSVARVFVILSVEMASSKKKNNFIPQPIGKCRRVFQALLPYAVEELCNVAESLIVPVRMGIARPTAPFTLASTSIDAVQGSEELFSVEPLPPRPSPDQSSSSSQTASSYIIRNPQPRRSSQSQPVRGRDEEQDDIVSADVEEVEVVEGVAGEEDHHDDQEEQGEENAEAEGQHDEHDEDGSDMELDLLAAAETESDSESNHSNQDNASGRRSVVTAATAGSEAGSRVSLAFPIFGASSVPAFFSEDDSQSNDSSDSDSSSSQSDDVEQETFLLDEPLERTTSASHANSAAQAPRSMQWAVRNAPSQRAAGNGLPNTSTPAGTRVSSSTGLIYIDPSNLRRSSAISSSAAAAAALEASNSSSYLTSASSLARAYSIVIRQISDLMSLIPKYNHLVYSQYPAAVKLTYQDAVSLQNYVEDKLIPTWNWMVSIMDSTEAQLRYGSALSSAGDPGHPSHPLHASQHSARRERLTAREEASLRTLEGRRRAATLLTARQGMMSARGDFLNYALSLMRSHNDEHSDVLPVLDVCSLKHVAYVFQALIYWIKAMNQQTTLETPQMDRKRNREILELGLDNEDSEHENDDDTNQSSTLQDKDDDPVPAETGQNHPFFRRSDSMTFLGCIPPNPFEVPLAEAIPLADQPHLLQPNARKEDLFGRPSQGLYSSSYMATKGLAEASMDRNCLEILPTKMSYSANLKNVMSMETGQRGPEDHLAAAQELEAPKPGPSPHDLAAQLKSSLLAEIGLTESEGPPLPSFRYVPSVVVGGGLQVSSCKSLSVMTIHNVICM; translated from the exons GCTCCGTGAAGTCTCAGAGAAACTCAACAAATACAACTGCAACAG TCATCCACACCTCAGTGTTCTGGAACAGTCCACTTTGAAACAATGTGTGGTTGGACCAAACCATGCTGGATTTCTGCTCGAG GACGGACGTGTGTGTCGAATCAGCTTTGCTGTCCAGCCCGATCGCTTGGAGCTCAGCAAACCGGAAGGGAGCGATGG TTCAAAGTTGAACAGTGGTTCAGGGACAGGAAGGAGCTCCAGGCCAGGCAGGACCAGTGATCCACCCTGGTTTCTGTCTGGTTCTGACACACTGGGCAGACTGGCAGGCAACACCCTTGG GAGTCGCTGGAGCTCTGGTGTAAATGGAGGCAGCGGAGGAGGTGGTAGCGGTGGCGGAGGCTCCGGggcaggtggagcaggaggagggggaagcagcgggggtggaggtggtggtggagggggcagcagtggaggaggtgggggcacCTCGGGCAGGTCCTCGACCGCTGCCCGGGACTCCCGCAGACAGACCCGGGTGATCCGCACCGGCAGGGACCGCGGCTCTGGCCTGCTGGGTAGCCAGCCCCAGCCTGTCATCCCTGCTTCAGTCATCCCAGAGGAACTAATTTCTCAG GCCCAGGTGGTCCTGCAGGGCAAGTCCAGGAGCGTCATTATCCGGGAGCTGCAGAGGACCAATTTGGACGTGAACCTGGCAGTCAACAACCTGCTGAGCAGGGATGACGAGGACGGCGACGACGGAGACGACACGGCAAGCGAGTCCTACCTCCCTGGAG AGGACCTCATGTCCCTGTTGGACGCAGACATCCACTCGGCGCACCCCAGTGTCATCATTGATGCCGACGCCATGTTCTCAGAGGACATCAGCTACTTTGGATACCCCTCCTTCAGACgctcctcgctctctcgcctGGGCTCCTCCAGAG TTCTCCTTCTTCCCTTAGAGcgtgactctgagctgctgcGTGAGCGGGAGTCCGTCCTGAGGTTGCGCGAGCGACGCTGGCTGGACGGGGCCTCGTTCGACACCGAGCGGGGCTCCACCAGCCGCGAGGGCGAGCCCAGCCTCGACAAGAAGAGCATCCCTGTGCAGAGCCCCGTGTCCCTGGGGGAGGAGCTCCAGTGGTGGCCTGACAAG GATGGTGTGAAGTTTGTGAGCATCGGGGCCTTGTTCTCTGAGCTGGTCGCCATCAGCTCCAAAGGAGAGCTTTACCAGTGGAAGTGGAGTGAACCCGAACCTTACCGGAACACACAG AACCCTTCAGTTCATCACCCGCGTGTTTCCTTTCTTGGCCTGGCCAATGAAAAGATTACGCTGTTGTCCGCCAACAGCATCAGAGCCACCGTCGCCACAGAGACCAACAAG GTGGCCACCTGGGTGGATGACACACTGAGCACTGTGGCGTCCAAACTGGAGCACAGCGCCCAGACCTTCCCCGAGCTGCAGGGCGAGCGCATCGTATCGCTGCACTGCTGTGCCCTCTATACCTGCGCCCAGCTGGAGAACAGCCTCTACTGGTG GGGAGTGGTGCCTTTTAGTCAGCGTAAGAAGATGCTTGAAAAGGCCAGAGCCAAGAACAAGAAGCCAAAGTCCAGTGCTGGCATCTCCTCGATCCCAAACATCACTGTTGGAACACAG GTGTGCTTGAGAAATAACCCACTCTACCATGCCGGTGCAGTGGCCTTCTCTGTCAATGCTGGAATTCCCAAGGTGGGCGTCCTATTGGAGTCCGTGTGGAACAtgaacgacagctgcaggttccAGCTGCGCTCACCAGAAAGCCTCAAGAACATGGAGAAGACCGCCAAGACCCAGGAAATCAA AGCGGAGAGCAAGTCAGAGCTGGTGAAGACGGAGATgggcccgcccccctcccccgcgtcCACCTGCAGTGACACCTCTTCCATCGCTAGCAGCGCCTCTCTGCCCTACA AACGAAGGCGCTCCACCCCCGCtcccaaggaggaggagaaggtgaacGAGGAGCAGTGGCCCCTGAAGGAGGTGGTCTTtgtggaggacgtcaaaaatgtCCCTGTAGGAAAG GTGCTAAAGGTGGACGGTGCCTATGTTGCGGTGAAGTTCCCCGGGACGTCCAGCAGCGTGAGCAGCCAGGCGACGGCGGTGGCTGCCGACTCTGACCCGTCCTCCCTCCTGCAGGACTGCAGGCTCCTCAGGATAGACGAGCTCCAG GTGGTTAAGACGGGCGGAACTCCCAAAGTTCCTGATTGCTTTCAACGCACGCCTAAGAAACTCTGCATCCCAGAGAAAGCAGAGATCCTCGCTGTGAATGTTGACTCCAAAG GAGTGCATGCGGTGCTGAAAACCGGCAGCTGGGTCAGGTACTGCATCTTCGACCTGGCCACGGGCAAGGCCGAGCAGGAGAACAACTTCCCCACCAGTAACCTGGCCTTCCTGGGGCAGAGCGAGCGCAACGTGGGCATCTTCACCGCAGGACAG GAATCTCCTATCATCCTCCGGGATGGAAATGGTACGATCTACCCTATGGCCAAAGACTGCATGGGTGGAATCCGGGATCCAGATTGGCTGGACCTACCACCCATCGCTAGCCTGGGCATGGGGGTGCACTCCCTGGCCAATCTCCCCTCCAACTCTACCATTAAGAAGAAAGCTGCTATTATTATCATGGCCGTCGAG AAGCAGACCTTGATGCAGCACGTCCTGCGCTGCGACTACGAGGCGTGCCGGCAGTATCTGGTGAATCTGGAGCAGGCCTTTCTGCTGGACCAGAGCGGCCAGGCCCTGGGGTCTCTGCTGGGCCACCGCTGTGACGGCAACCGCAACATCCTCCACGCCGCCGTGTCGGTCTGCTTCCCCGTCAGCAACAAGGAGaccaaggaggaggaag AAGCTGAACGGTCTGAGAGGAACACGTTCGCAGAGCGCCTGTCTGCTGTAGAAGCCATCGCCAACGCCATCTCTGTGGTCTCCAGCAACAGCTCTGGCAACAGGACcggctcctccagcagcagagG GCTTCGGCTGCGTGAGATGATGCGGCGTTCCTTGCGAGCTGCTGGTCTTGGTCGCCATGAGTCGGGCCCGTCCTCCAGTGACCATCAGGACCCGGTGTCCCCACCTATTGCCCCTCCCAGCTGGGTGCCCGACCCGCCCCCCATGGACCCTG ATGGTGACATTGACTTCATCCTCGCCCCAGCCGTGGGCTCACTCACTACAGCCGCCACCGGCACCAGTCAGGGTCCCAGTACCTCCACCGTACCAG GTCCGTCCTCAGAGCCGTCTGTGGTGGAGTCTAAAGACAGGAAGGCCAACGCCCACCTCATCCTCAAGCTGATGTGTGACAGCGTTGTTCTGCGGCCACACCTGCGAGAGCTGCTCTCTGCCAA GGACGCCCGTGGAATGACACCATTTATGCTGGCGGTCAGTGGGAGAGCCTACCCTGCTGCTATCACTGTTCTGGAGGCTGCTCAGAAAATGGCCAAGG TGGGCGACCCGGGCAtcgtggagaaggaggacgcAGACTCTGTGTTCATGGAGATGATCTGCCCCTCCGGGACCAACCCGGACGACTCCCCGCTATATGTCCTCTGCTGCAACGACACCTGTAGCTTCACCTGGACCGGAGCGGAGCACATCAATCAG GATATTTTTGAGTGCCGAACCTGTGGCTTGCTGGAGTCTCTCTGCTGCTGTACGGAGTGTGCAAGAGTGTGCCACAAGGGACACGATTGCAA ACTTAAGAGGACTTCTCCCACTGCATACTGTGATTGCTGGGAGAAATGCAAGTGCAAAACACTAATCGCTGGCCAGAAGGCGGCTCGGCTGGACCTTCTGTACAGGCTCCTCACGACCACGGACCTGGTCACCACACCAAACAGCAG GGGAGAGCACATTCTGCTGTTCCTGGTGCAGACTGTTGCCAGGCAGAGCGTGGAGCACTGCCAGTACAGACCGCCACGCATTCGAGAAGACCGGAACCGCAAAGCAGCCAATGCAGAAG actCTGACATGCCGGACCACGACCTGGAGCCGCCGCGCTTCGCCCAGCTGGCTCTAGAGCGAGTCCTGCAGGACTGGAACGCCCTCAAGTCCATGATCATGTTCGGCTCGCAGGAAAACAAAGACCC GCTCAGCGCCAGCAGCAGAATCGCCCACCTTCTGCCTGAGGAGCAGGTCTATCTGAACCAGCAGAGCGGCACCATACGACTGGACTGCTTCACACACTGCCTCATCGTCAAGTGTGCTCCTGACATTACT TTCATCGACACTCTCCTGGGAACACTGGTGAAGGAGCTGCAGAACAAGTACACGCCCGGCCGTCGGGACGAGGCCATCGCCGTAACGCGGAGGTTCCTGCGCTCCGTCGCCCGCGTCTTCGTCATCCTCAGCGTGGAGATGGCCTCTTCGAAGAAAAAGAA CAACTTCATTCCCCAGCCCATCGGAAAGTGCCGGCGTGTGTTCCAAGCCCTTCTGCCGTACGCCGTGGAGGAGCTGTGCAACGTGGCTGAGTCGCTGATCGTCCCCGTGCGCATGGGCATCGCCAGGCCCACCGCGCCCTTCACCCTGGCCAGCACCAGCATCGACGCCGTGCAGGGCAGCGAGGAGCTCTTCTCTGTGGAGCCCCTGCCCCCGAGACCCTCCCCAGACCAGTCCAGCAG CTCCAGCCAGACGGCGTCCTCCTACATCATCCGGAACCCCCAGCCGCGACGCAGCAGCCAATCCCAGCCCgtcagagggagggatgaggagcAGGATGACATTGTCTCTGCAGACGTGGAAGAG GTTGAGGTTGTGGAGGGTGTGGCCGGGGAAGAAGATCACCATGACGACCAGGAGGAGCAAGGAGAGGAGAATGCGGAGGCTGAGGGCCAGCATGATGAGCATGACGAGGACG GAAGTGACATGGAGTTGGATCTGCTGGCGGCAGCAGAAACCGAGAGCGATAGCGAaagtaaccatagcaaccagGACAACGCCAGCGGCCGCAGGAGTGTAGTCACGGCAGCCACAGCTGGCTCTGAAGCAG GCAGTAGGGTGTCCCTGGCATTTCCTATTTTTG gtGCCAGCAGTGTGCCTGCCTTCTTTTCAGAGGACGACTCCCAGTCCAACGACTCGAGCGACtctgacagcagcagcagccagagcGATGACGTGGAGCAGGAGACCTTCCTGCTGGACGAGCCCCTGGAGAGGACCACCAGCGCCTCCCACGCCAACAGCGCCGCCCAGGCGCCGCGCTCCATGCAGTGGGCCGTACGCAACGCGCCCAGCCAGCGAGCCGCCGGCAACGGCCTACCCAACACCTCCACGCCGGCCggtacgcgtgtgt CGAGCTCCACGGGCCTGATCTACATCGACCCCTCCAACCTGCGGCGCTCCAGCGCCATTAGCTCCagcgcagcggcggcggcggccctggAGGCTAGCAACTCCAGCAGCTACCTGACATCTGCCAGCAGCCTGGCCCGCGCCTACAGCATCGTCATCAGGCAGATCTCCGACCTCATGAGCCTCATCCCCAAATACAACCATCTGGTGTACTCCCAATACCCTGCTGCTGTCAAGCTCACCTACCAGGACGCCGTCAGCCTGCAG AACTACGTGGAGGACAAGCTCATCCCCACCTGGAACTGGATGGTGTCCATCATGGACTCCACGGAGGCCCAGCTGCGTTACGGCTCGGCGCTGTCCTCCGCCGGGGACCCGGGTCACCCCAGCCACCCGCTGCACGCCTCGCAGCACTCGGCACGGCGGGAGCGCCTCACCGCCCGGGAGGAGGCCAGCCTCCGCACGCTGGAGGGACGCAG ACGAGCCGCCACCCTGCTCACCGCGCGCCAAGGAATGATGTCCGCCCGCGGGGACTTCCTCAACTACGCCCTGTCCCTGATGCGCTCGCACAACGACGAGCACTCGGACGTGCTCCCTGTGCTGGACGTGTGCTCCCTGAAGCACGTGGCCTACGTCTTCCAGGCCCTAATCTACTGGATCAAAGCCATGAACCAGCAGACCACCCTGGAGACCCCGCAGATGGACCGCAAACG AAACCGTGAGATTCTTGAGCTTGGTCTGGACAACGAGGACTCTGAACATGAGAATGACGACGACACCAATCAAA GCTCCACTTTGCAGGACAAGGACGATGATCCGGTTCCAGCCGAGACCGGCCAGAACCATCCCTTCTTCCGTCGCTCCGACTCCATGACCTTCTTGGGTTGCATCCCGCCCAACCCCTTCGAGGTGCCCCTGGCCGAGGCCATCCCCCTGGCGGACCAGCCACACCTCCTGCAG CCTAATGCCAGGAAGGAGGACCTGTTTGGCCGTCCCTCTCAAGGCCTGTACTCCTCCTCTTACATGGCCACCAAAGGCCTGGCCGAGGCCAGCATGGACAGGAACTGCCTGGAG ATCTTGCCCACCAAGATGTCGTACTCGGCCAACCTGAAGAACGTCATGAGCATGGAGACGGGCCAGCGGGGCCCCGAGGACCACCTGGCAGCCGCCCAGGAGCTGGAGGCCCCCAAGCCGGGGCCCTCCCCGCACGACCTGGCCGCCCAGCTGAAGAGCAGCCTGCTGGCCGAGATCGGTCTGACCGAGAGCGAAGGCCCCCCGCTGCCCTCATTTAGGTATGTCCCGtccgtggtggtggggggggggctacaagTCAGCTCATGTAAATCTCTTTCTGTCATGACGATCCACAACGTGATTTGCATGTAG